One window from the genome of Magnolia sinica isolate HGM2019 chromosome 4, MsV1, whole genome shotgun sequence encodes:
- the LOC131243372 gene encoding polygalacturonate 4-alpha-galacturonosyltransferase, which translates to MGLKRSSSGQRNRGGFRVPVAVLLFFFILAPSLLFLASRGTTTTTTTSTDQSDIPNESSKLMMDWRERLAMQHMKSLFSKEILDTITTNTDDSGPWSLDFFRKNYLSSSWKIDRLDDDGMNNVTFSEPNETVLEVEREPPKVKVENVATAGDLPAGVKGRNDDSVSAERSQFTESAPKLARRQLREKRREKRAAELVQQDDEAIVKLENAAIEHSKAVDSAVLGKYSIWRRENENENSDSNVRLMRDQIIMARVYSSIAKLKNNLRLYQELLARIKESQRALGDANADEDLHHSAPERIKAMGQVLSKAREELYDCKLVSRELRAMLQSADEQVRSLKKQSTFLSQLAAKTVPNGIHCLSMRLTIGYYLLPLEKRKFPKSENLEDPNLYHYALFSDNVLAASVVVNSTVLNAKEPEKHVFHLVTDKLNFGAMNMWFLLNPPGKATIHVENVDEFKWLNSSYCPVLRQLESAAMKEYYFKADHPTTLSAGSSNLKYRNPKYLSMLNHLRFYLPQVYPKLDKILFLDDDIVVQKDLTGLWSVDLKGKVNGAVETCGESFHRFDKYLNFSNPHIAKNFDPNACGWAYGMNVFDLKEWKKKDITGIYHKWQNMNEDRVLWKLGTLPPGLITFYGLTHALDKSWHVLGLGYNPSIDKSEVENAAVIHYNGNMKPWLELAMTKYRSYWSKYIKYDHPYVRNCNLSE; encoded by the exons ATCAGAGTGATATTCCCAATGAATCCAGTAAACTG ATGATGGATTGGAGAGAACGTCTGGCCATGCAACATATGAAATCCCTTTTCTCGAAAGAG ATTCTTGATACCATCACAACCAACACAGATGACTCAGGACCATGGAGTCTTGATTTTTTCAGAAAGAACTATTTGTCTTCTTCATGGAAAATTGACAGGCTAGATGATGATGGGATGAATAATGTCACTTTTTCAGAG CCAAATGAGACAGTTTTGGAAGTAGAACGAGAGCCTCCTAAGGTCAAAGTGGAGAATGTTGCTACAGCTGGGGATTTGCCAGCAGGGGTTAAAGGGCGTAATGATGATTCTGTCTCTG CTGAACGTTCTCAATTCACAGAATCTGCACCGAAACTGGCACGAAGG CAACTGAGGGAGAAAAGGCGTGAAAAGCGGGCAGCTGAGTTGGTCCAACAAGATGACGAAGCAATAGTTAAACTTGAAAATGCTGCCATCGAGCATTCGAAAGCTGTGGATTCTGCAGTACTGGGGAAATACAGCATTTGGAGGCGAGAGAATGAGAACGAGAATTCAGACTCGAATGTGCGTTTGATGCGAGACCAGATTATCATGGCTAGGGTATATTCAAGCATTGCCAAGTTGAAAAACAACCTCAGGCTATACCAGGAACTATTGGCTCGGATCAAGGAAAGCCAACGTGCATTGGGAGATGCCAATGCAGATGAAGACCTACATCACAG TGCTCCCGAGAGAATCAAAGCTATGGGTCAAGTCCTGTCGAAAGCCAGAGAAGAGCTGTATGATTGCAAGTTGGTATCTCGGGAGCTTAGAGCAATGCTTCAATCAGCAGACGAACAAGTGAGAAGCTTGAAGAAGCAGAGCACGTTCCTAAGTCAATTGGCGGCCAAGACAGTTCCCAATGGAATCCACTGCTTATCTATGCGCTTAACCATAGGCTACTATCTCCTCCCTCTTGAGAAAAGAAAGTTTCCAAAGAGCGAGAAtttggaagatccaaatctttatCACTATGCCCTCTTCTCCGACAATGTCTTGGCTGCATCAGTTGTTGTCAACTCAACTGTCTTGAATGCCAAG GAGCCTGAGAAACATGTCTTCCATTTGGTAACTGATAAATTGAACTTTGGAGCCATGAACATGTGGTTTCTATTGAACCCACCGGGGAAAGCCACCATCCACGTCGAAAATGTTGATGAATTCAAATGGCTCAACTCATCTTATTGTCCTGTCTTGCGGCAGCTGGAGTCTGCTGCGATGAAGGAGTACTATTTCAAGGCGGACCATCCAACCACACTTTCAGCCGGTTCTTCCAATCTGAAATACAGGAACCCTAAGTATCTTTCAATGCTCAATCATCTGAGGTTTTATCTCCCCCAGGTTTATCCTAAGTTGGATAAGATCCTCTTTCTGGATGATGACATCGTGGTCCAAAAGGATTTGACAGGATTGTGGTCGGTCGATCTGAAAGGGAAGGTGAATGGTGCAGTGGAAACCTGTGGAGAGAGCTTCCACCGCTTCGACAAGTATCTCAATTTCTCCAACCCACACATTGCCAAGAACTTTGATCCCAATGCATGCGGTTGGGCCTATGGTATGAATGTTTTCGACCTGAAAGAATGGAAGAAAAAGGACATAACTGGGATCTATCACAAATGGCAGAACATG AACGAAGATCGGGTGCTATGGAAGCTTGGGACATTGCCACCTGGGCTTATAACCTTTTATGGGCTGACACATGCACTCGACAAATCATGGCATGTGTTGGGATTGGGGTATAACCCGAGCATTGACAAGTCAGAGGTAGAGAACGCTGCAGTTATTCACTACAATGGGAACATGAAGCCGTGGTTGGAATTGGCAATGACCAAGTACAGGTCATACTGGAGCAAGTACATCAAGTATGACCATCCATATGTTCGTAACTGCAATCTGAGCGAATAA